The following coding sequences lie in one Methanopyrus sp. SNP6 genomic window:
- a CDS encoding 6-hydroxymethylpterin diphosphokinase MptE-like protein: MDPLKGIIEEIRADLGYKESEDLLAASFLCELLHDHPHVLRPEDLPVEEEVIVVGAGPSIVELPEIVEELEDSVVYAADGACKALLELGIVPDVVVTDLDGPKEYLLMSSECGSITVVHAHGDNMTQMAELVPTLGRILGTCQVEPPCDLLHNFGGFTDGDRAVVMAARLGAERVLTVGMDFGDLTTEYSRPGEGEGVFRADPVKRKKLAWGERVLKLVARELGVEVESHTARR, from the coding sequence TTGGATCCGCTGAAGGGGATAATCGAGGAAATCCGGGCGGACCTAGGTTATAAGGAGTCCGAGGACCTGTTGGCCGCCTCGTTCTTATGCGAGCTTCTCCACGACCATCCTCACGTCCTACGCCCGGAGGACCTGCCGGTCGAAGAAGAAGTAATCGTGGTGGGAGCAGGTCCTTCGATAGTTGAGCTGCCGGAGATAGTCGAGGAGCTGGAGGACAGTGTCGTCTACGCCGCCGACGGCGCCTGTAAAGCCCTCCTCGAGCTCGGAATCGTACCGGATGTCGTAGTGACGGATCTCGACGGGCCGAAGGAGTACCTACTGATGTCCAGCGAGTGCGGTTCCATCACGGTCGTACACGCCCACGGGGATAACATGACCCAGATGGCGGAACTTGTACCCACTCTTGGCAGGATTCTGGGAACGTGTCAAGTCGAGCCACCGTGTGATCTTCTGCACAACTTCGGGGGTTTCACGGACGGAGATCGGGCGGTGGTCATGGCGGCGAGATTGGGCGCGGAGCGCGTACTCACCGTGGGGATGGACTTCGGGGATCTAACGACTGAATACTCCCGACCCGGTGAAGGTGAGGGGGTTTTCCGGGCAGACCCCGTGAAGAGGAAGAAGCTGGCCTGGGGCGAACGCGTGCTCAAGCTCGTGGCGCGGGAGTTGGGTGTCGAGGTGGAGTCCCACACGGCCCGGCGATGA
- the argC gene encoding N-acetyl-gamma-glutamyl-phosphate reductase: protein MVVVGIVGASGYTGGELLRFLARHPEVEEVRYATSRRLEGEPVWKAHPNLRRDYPDLEFSDPDPVEIGEDCDVVFTAVPHTAAMEIVPDLLEGGAVVIDLSADFRFDDVEVYEEWYGVEHSAPELNAKAVYGLPELHRDEIRSADLIANPGCYPTGAILAAAPLVEKGLVDVVIFDSKSGTSGAGAKPSEITHHPECAEDLTPYNPTDHRHLPEIRQELGKLGDVEVHFTPHLAPLVRGIETTAHGLGDVEIESEELRELYAEYYDGEPFVRICEVGETPRLWAVRGTNYCDVGIFAVGDGRIVVASAIDNLAKGASGQAVQNMNVRFGFGETSGLEESGYHP from the coding sequence GTGGTTGTGGTAGGTATCGTGGGTGCATCGGGTTACACCGGCGGTGAACTCCTTAGATTCCTCGCCCGACACCCGGAGGTGGAGGAGGTCCGCTACGCGACCTCCAGGAGGCTCGAGGGAGAACCCGTCTGGAAGGCACATCCGAACCTGCGGCGTGACTACCCCGACCTCGAGTTCTCGGATCCCGATCCAGTTGAAATCGGAGAAGACTGTGACGTCGTGTTCACAGCCGTCCCACACACCGCCGCCATGGAGATAGTCCCTGATCTACTGGAAGGAGGAGCCGTGGTGATCGATCTCAGCGCCGATTTCCGGTTCGATGATGTGGAGGTCTACGAGGAATGGTACGGCGTCGAACACTCGGCCCCGGAGCTGAACGCCAAGGCCGTTTACGGGCTGCCCGAGCTACACCGCGACGAAATACGGAGCGCGGACCTCATCGCCAACCCGGGATGCTACCCGACCGGTGCGATTCTGGCCGCCGCGCCGCTCGTCGAGAAAGGGTTAGTCGACGTCGTGATCTTCGACTCCAAGAGCGGTACCTCCGGGGCCGGTGCGAAACCTTCGGAGATCACTCACCATCCGGAGTGCGCCGAGGACTTAACGCCCTACAACCCGACGGATCACCGTCACTTGCCCGAAATACGACAGGAACTGGGGAAGTTAGGCGACGTCGAGGTTCACTTCACCCCACACCTAGCACCGCTCGTCCGGGGTATTGAGACCACGGCCCACGGTCTAGGGGACGTAGAAATCGAGTCGGAGGAGCTCCGGGAGCTCTACGCGGAATACTACGACGGTGAACCTTTCGTCCGTATCTGCGAGGTCGGTGAAACCCCGAGGCTCTGGGCCGTCCGTGGGACCAACTACTGCGACGTGGGTATCTTCGCGGTCGGTGATGGCAGGATCGTCGTAGCGTCGGCGATCGATAACCTCGCCAAGGGCGCGTCCGGTCAGGCAGTTCAGAACATGAACGTGAGGTTCGGGTTCGGGGAAACCTCTGGATTAGAGGAATCCGGGTATCACCCATGA
- a CDS encoding molybdopterin-guanine dinucleotide biosynthesis protein MobB yields the protein MLQVVGPKDSGKTSFCEEAVEGLRGSGYRVGYVKSVGEHHLDLRDRDTGRVPADVRVGMAKKETVLLLDLDIDSVLGLLALLGFDYVLIEGFKSRELGVRVGFGGYTEGPTVPAEELDTPPADVVERYAVKYTADINCGKCGPGSCSDFRRAVARGKEDPDGCAVPEDVTVLVDGKPLGLNLFVGDLVKSVVEALVGNLKGGDGDEVIVAIRR from the coding sequence GTGCTCCAAGTCGTAGGACCGAAGGACTCCGGTAAAACGTCGTTCTGTGAAGAGGCCGTGGAAGGATTACGTGGTAGTGGTTACAGGGTCGGGTACGTGAAGTCCGTGGGCGAACATCACCTGGACCTCCGGGATCGAGACACGGGTCGCGTTCCAGCGGACGTGCGGGTCGGTATGGCTAAAAAGGAAACAGTTCTGCTTCTCGATTTGGATATAGATTCCGTCCTCGGACTCCTCGCACTGTTGGGGTTCGACTACGTACTGATCGAGGGATTCAAGTCCCGTGAGCTCGGCGTCAGGGTGGGGTTCGGCGGCTACACGGAGGGCCCCACCGTACCCGCGGAGGAACTCGATACTCCACCTGCGGACGTGGTCGAACGTTACGCGGTGAAGTACACAGCCGATATCAACTGCGGGAAGTGCGGTCCGGGGTCCTGTAGTGATTTCAGGCGGGCGGTGGCACGAGGGAAAGAAGACCCGGACGGATGCGCCGTTCCGGAGGACGTCACTGTGCTCGTCGACGGGAAACCCCTAGGCCTCAATCTGTTCGTGGGTGACTTGGTTAAGAGCGTGGTGGAGGCACTGGTTGGGAATTTGAAAGGCGGAGATGGGGACGAAGTTATTGTAGCGATCCGTCGTTGA
- a CDS encoding tRNA (N(6)-L-threonylcarbamoyladenosine(37)-C(2))-methylthiotransferase, translating to MIRVTVEVYGCAANHDDGRLVRELLRREGFEVVEDAENADVVVLLTCIVRDSVDARMVNRMCELERVPTVVAGCFPEAYPERARKLRPDAALVGPRHLDRVPEAVRAVLRGDRVEFLGERDDLDWKADAPRELPNLAAIVPIAEGCPNKCAYCAVKLARGNLRSFPPERILRRVRRELERGAVEIHLTAQDTATYGLDRGTNVVDLLEDVVDLCSRYGARVRLGMFNPGHAYPIADDLADLFASRDDVLYRSIHMPVQSGDNEVLRRMNRNYTVEEALEVYRAFERRLGYFSFITDVIVGFPGETEEAFRNTLEFLERTRPHILHASRFCRRPGTQAARFEDQVPEDVKLRRSRILHSKRLEWAEEANRELIGETVEVTMVMERWGRDEHAKKTVFRGEVPEPGERLECRIVGASHARLVAEI from the coding sequence GTGATTAGAGTCACCGTCGAAGTGTACGGATGTGCTGCCAACCATGACGACGGTAGATTGGTGAGGGAGCTGTTACGCCGAGAAGGTTTCGAGGTTGTCGAAGACGCTGAGAACGCGGACGTTGTCGTCCTCCTGACCTGCATCGTTCGGGACAGCGTAGACGCCAGAATGGTGAATAGGATGTGTGAGCTGGAGCGTGTGCCGACCGTCGTAGCCGGATGCTTCCCGGAAGCCTACCCAGAGCGCGCCCGCAAGCTTCGCCCAGACGCCGCCCTCGTAGGTCCTCGACACCTCGACCGAGTACCGGAAGCCGTTCGAGCCGTACTGCGCGGCGATCGAGTGGAATTCCTGGGCGAACGCGATGACCTCGATTGGAAGGCCGACGCTCCACGTGAGCTACCTAACCTCGCCGCCATCGTGCCGATCGCGGAAGGCTGTCCGAATAAGTGCGCGTACTGCGCCGTGAAGCTCGCACGTGGGAACCTCCGCAGTTTTCCACCGGAACGCATTCTGAGGCGTGTGAGGCGGGAGCTAGAGCGTGGGGCCGTTGAGATTCACCTCACCGCACAGGACACCGCGACGTACGGACTGGACAGGGGGACAAACGTCGTCGATCTACTGGAGGACGTGGTCGATCTCTGCTCGCGCTACGGAGCCCGGGTTCGCCTGGGTATGTTCAACCCCGGTCACGCTTACCCTATCGCGGACGACCTCGCCGATCTCTTCGCGAGCCGAGACGACGTGCTGTACCGCTCTATCCACATGCCCGTGCAGAGCGGTGACAACGAAGTGTTGCGTCGCATGAACAGGAACTATACGGTCGAAGAGGCCTTGGAGGTGTACCGCGCCTTCGAGCGCCGACTCGGGTACTTCTCCTTCATCACGGACGTTATTGTGGGGTTCCCGGGGGAGACTGAGGAGGCCTTCCGTAACACCCTCGAGTTCCTGGAGAGAACCAGACCGCATATCCTGCACGCTTCCAGGTTCTGCCGACGTCCAGGGACCCAGGCGGCGCGGTTTGAAGATCAGGTACCGGAGGATGTGAAGCTACGGAGGAGCCGGATCCTTCACAGTAAGCGCCTCGAGTGGGCTGAAGAGGCGAACCGCGAGCTGATCGGAGAGACCGTAGAGGTGACGATGGTAATGGAGAGATGGGGACGAGACGAGCACGCGAAGAAGACGGTGTTTCGGGGTGAAGTTCCGGAACCAGGCGAGCGGTTGGAGTGTCGTATCGTGGGTGCGTCTCACGCACGACTCGTGGCAGAGATATGA
- the pelF gene encoding GT4 family glycosyltransferase PelF — MTVRNGRGAYLVSGPTTMTGFRRIEAYRRPTVTVVTEATYPVALGGVTTWVHRLIKYSPDVVFNVLCMTGQGRTEPVVEIPANVRDVVIQEIVPKGNKLRRWLDRMTPAHCLRWSTVSKTLQIVFERMVEGEPLSEPMLKELWKASKSPTNVLASSTMYELARYVHYLASQYEDECENNLFSDVFWVAVNVVSFVLGAAAGARRLPNCDVAHAQNSGVCGFLCSVAKAVRGVPFIITEHGILLRELDMRLQGFGKTARELFKECFRSMMFTSYEQCEEIIEISDYHAELALKQGAPEDKIKVIYSGIETWKYYPGDLERKYSEPEILEVGTITRIERVKGIDVLIEIAARTVEHIDNVVFHVIGPVEDKAYYEKCRKLVKEYGLEDIVRFHGPCNPDEVVKWLRRFHVFLLPSRLEGLPMALLEAMSCGCPVVASEVGAVPYIVDRNFGRTFRSEDADEAAKHLVRLLYDPELMFDMAHHAVERAKQYDVMRMCHNYFQEYYKYTGGD; from the coding sequence GTGACAGTAAGAAACGGAAGAGGCGCGTATCTAGTTTCAGGGCCAACCACTATGACGGGATTTCGAAGAATCGAGGCGTACAGACGACCCACCGTCACCGTGGTAACTGAAGCTACATATCCCGTAGCTTTAGGCGGGGTCACTACCTGGGTCCATCGCCTCATCAAGTACTCACCGGACGTTGTGTTCAACGTGTTATGCATGACGGGACAGGGAAGGACCGAACCAGTCGTGGAAATTCCGGCGAACGTCCGGGACGTTGTAATTCAGGAGATCGTCCCTAAGGGGAACAAGCTGCGCCGGTGGCTCGATAGGATGACGCCAGCACACTGCCTCAGGTGGTCTACAGTATCGAAAACACTCCAGATCGTCTTCGAAAGGATGGTGGAGGGCGAACCGCTTTCGGAGCCGATGTTGAAGGAGCTATGGAAAGCTTCCAAGTCACCCACGAATGTACTCGCCAGCTCCACAATGTACGAGCTCGCACGATACGTTCACTACCTAGCTTCCCAGTACGAGGACGAGTGCGAGAATAACCTGTTCAGCGACGTGTTCTGGGTAGCCGTGAACGTAGTTTCCTTCGTGCTGGGAGCGGCTGCCGGCGCTAGACGACTACCGAACTGTGACGTTGCGCACGCACAGAACTCGGGAGTATGCGGATTCCTGTGCTCGGTGGCGAAGGCCGTGCGAGGCGTCCCCTTCATCATCACCGAGCACGGGATATTGCTTAGGGAGCTCGACATGCGACTGCAGGGGTTCGGGAAGACGGCACGCGAGCTCTTCAAGGAATGCTTCCGTTCGATGATGTTCACGTCGTATGAGCAGTGCGAAGAGATAATAGAAATCTCGGATTACCACGCGGAGCTGGCACTGAAACAGGGAGCCCCTGAAGATAAAATCAAAGTCATTTACTCGGGGATAGAGACCTGGAAGTATTACCCAGGCGACCTGGAGAGGAAATACAGCGAACCGGAGATACTCGAAGTCGGTACGATCACGAGAATCGAACGTGTTAAAGGCATCGACGTACTCATCGAGATCGCGGCCCGCACAGTCGAGCACATAGATAACGTAGTGTTCCACGTGATAGGTCCAGTGGAAGACAAAGCGTACTATGAGAAGTGCAGGAAACTCGTGAAGGAATACGGCCTGGAAGACATCGTGAGGTTCCACGGTCCCTGCAACCCAGATGAAGTAGTCAAATGGCTTCGTAGATTCCACGTCTTCCTCTTACCGAGCCGCTTGGAAGGACTACCGATGGCACTCCTCGAGGCGATGAGCTGTGGGTGCCCGGTAGTAGCCTCCGAGGTCGGCGCAGTGCCGTACATAGTTGACAGGAACTTCGGTCGCACCTTCCGGTCCGAGGACGCAGACGAAGCCGCTAAGCACCTAGTACGCCTACTCTACGATCCCGAGTTGATGTTCGATATGGCTCATCATGCCGTCGAACGTGCCAAACAGTACGATGTAATGCGCATGTGTCATAACTACTTCCAGGAGTACTATAAATACACCGGTGGTGACTGA
- a CDS encoding DUF5591 domain-containing protein, with amino-acid sequence MPDKVRVIRCDCARVLEVKGVETPAPFFIPERLSIAVENVPEVRELVKELEELARPYSVRLTPVDLPSPWTNPAEAPSGGSITVYRLESIPDAREFAEVVSKIRRSGSVRAVTVRDPEWIPVLFYLGFDLFDAALCLRLTLEDRLLLDDFSTETVETEDREELLRENWTQLQFCLLRLREAIREGTLRELVESVAARHPRIAEVLRFCDRKRVIARYVNLNRNTQIACATDLSFDRPEVTEWLHRVRRYEPPDWAEAVVLLPCSARKPYSRSPTHRRITRITWNFPVDEIIITSPLGAVPRTLERTFPAAHYDVRVTGEWSREEIERSAALIEKIVEDLPIVCHASDGYRKVGEELEERGYDVVYTCRPEGNPASRGALEELRRTLKDLTEGEPGDLREHVPRAVSRFQYGVDVLEDVDYRFDGQRVLIDGERAFSVPPTSGLLTLSQLGAELCVSSRVPPVHAEEGTKAEVVDVPEDVLPGFHWPVDLGDEIRPCRVIARPEDVPPDTTVVETR; translated from the coding sequence GTGCCGGATAAAGTCAGGGTAATTCGGTGTGATTGCGCGCGCGTCCTCGAGGTAAAGGGCGTAGAAACCCCGGCCCCCTTCTTCATCCCCGAACGACTGTCCATCGCTGTGGAGAATGTCCCAGAAGTGCGAGAACTCGTGAAGGAGCTCGAGGAACTGGCACGGCCGTACTCCGTACGACTCACGCCGGTCGATCTGCCGTCCCCGTGGACGAACCCTGCCGAAGCCCCTTCGGGCGGATCGATCACGGTGTACAGGCTCGAGTCGATCCCAGATGCCCGGGAGTTCGCGGAGGTAGTGAGCAAGATACGTCGGAGCGGCTCGGTTCGTGCCGTGACGGTGCGGGATCCTGAATGGATACCCGTGCTATTCTACCTCGGGTTCGACCTCTTCGACGCCGCACTGTGTCTACGTCTGACGCTGGAGGACCGGTTGCTATTGGATGATTTCTCGACCGAGACCGTGGAGACGGAGGACCGCGAAGAGTTGCTCAGGGAAAACTGGACCCAGCTACAGTTCTGCCTGCTGAGACTCCGCGAAGCGATCCGTGAGGGCACTTTGAGGGAACTGGTCGAGTCCGTGGCCGCGAGGCACCCCAGGATCGCCGAAGTCCTGCGATTCTGTGATCGGAAACGTGTCATTGCCCGATACGTGAACCTGAACCGGAACACCCAGATCGCCTGCGCTACCGACCTATCGTTCGATCGTCCGGAGGTCACCGAGTGGCTCCATCGCGTCCGTCGGTACGAACCACCGGATTGGGCGGAGGCAGTCGTTCTGCTCCCGTGCTCCGCCCGGAAACCCTACTCACGATCGCCCACGCACCGACGTATCACTCGGATAACGTGGAATTTCCCCGTGGACGAGATAATTATCACCAGCCCACTAGGTGCCGTGCCGAGGACGCTGGAGAGGACGTTTCCAGCTGCCCACTATGACGTCCGAGTCACCGGGGAGTGGAGTCGGGAGGAGATCGAGCGCTCGGCGGCGCTTATTGAGAAGATAGTGGAAGATCTCCCGATAGTATGCCACGCTTCGGACGGTTACCGGAAAGTTGGAGAAGAGTTGGAAGAAAGAGGATACGACGTCGTTTACACGTGCCGTCCCGAGGGGAACCCTGCCTCCAGAGGGGCGCTCGAGGAGCTCCGACGGACCCTAAAGGATCTCACGGAGGGTGAACCCGGGGATCTCCGTGAGCACGTACCCCGAGCCGTTTCGAGGTTTCAATACGGTGTCGACGTGTTGGAGGACGTGGACTACCGATTCGACGGACAGCGCGTACTCATCGACGGGGAGAGGGCCTTTTCGGTCCCCCCCACTTCTGGTCTCTTGACCTTGTCTCAGTTGGGCGCCGAACTGTGTGTGAGCTCCCGGGTACCTCCGGTCCACGCCGAGGAGGGAACGAAAGCCGAGGTGGTGGACGTCCCCGAAGACGTGCTCCCTGGGTTCCACTGGCCGGTCGACCTCGGTGACGAGATCCGACCGTGTCGAGTGATCGCCCGGCCCGAAGACGTTCCACCCGACACAACGGTAGTCGAAACCAGATAG
- the purB gene encoding adenylosuccinate lyase has translation MPVHPIESRYGSDELRRVFSEENKVAKMLEVEAALVRALSEVFDFVPKEAADEVERVVEEITGDEGELRRFVERVKEIEAEIKHDVMALVKALSERCEVGGDYVHLGATSNDVIDTAHALVLREALSIIYRRLHRLAEVLAERAEEYADLPMVGRTHGQHAVPTTLGMKFAIWAREIVRHLKRLRECADRVLVGQLSGAVGTMAALGEKGPEVQRRVMELLNLRPVTVSNQVIQRDRYAELIALLALIGSTLDKIGREIRNLQRTEIREVEEPFDPKKQVGSSTMPHKRNPIRSERVCSLARVLRSNVQVALENVPLEHERDLTNSASERVILPEQFLLLDEMLRLTIHNLEGLRVYEENIRENLRLTNGLNMAEALMVELVKRGMGRQEAHELVRRLAMRAWEEGRDFAEVVKEEERIRELFEGEELEEVLNPEKYLGVAPDLARGAAEKTRRDLEEIDREMKEVLSVGAG, from the coding sequence TTGCCTGTTCATCCGATCGAGTCACGGTACGGGTCGGACGAGCTCCGCCGGGTGTTCTCGGAGGAGAACAAAGTAGCGAAGATGCTCGAGGTGGAGGCGGCCCTGGTACGGGCGCTCTCCGAGGTGTTCGACTTCGTACCGAAGGAGGCAGCGGATGAGGTGGAACGCGTCGTCGAGGAGATCACCGGCGACGAGGGAGAGCTACGACGGTTCGTGGAACGCGTCAAGGAGATCGAAGCGGAGATCAAACACGACGTGATGGCCCTAGTGAAGGCGCTCTCGGAGCGGTGCGAGGTGGGAGGGGACTACGTGCACCTGGGCGCTACCAGTAACGACGTGATAGACACCGCGCACGCGTTGGTACTGAGGGAGGCACTATCGATAATCTACCGCAGGCTGCATCGTCTGGCGGAAGTGCTAGCGGAGCGGGCCGAAGAGTACGCCGACCTCCCAATGGTGGGTCGTACGCACGGTCAGCACGCGGTCCCCACGACGCTCGGTATGAAGTTCGCGATCTGGGCACGGGAGATCGTGAGACACCTGAAGCGACTCCGGGAGTGCGCGGACCGGGTACTGGTGGGGCAGCTGTCCGGCGCCGTCGGAACGATGGCGGCACTGGGCGAGAAGGGTCCCGAGGTGCAGCGTAGGGTGATGGAATTGCTGAACCTCAGGCCGGTGACAGTATCCAACCAGGTCATTCAGCGTGATCGCTACGCGGAGTTGATCGCATTACTCGCGCTGATCGGTTCGACGCTGGATAAGATCGGCCGCGAGATCAGGAATCTCCAGCGGACGGAGATCCGGGAAGTCGAGGAACCGTTCGATCCCAAGAAGCAGGTCGGATCCTCGACGATGCCACACAAGCGGAATCCAATCCGTTCCGAGCGGGTGTGTAGCCTGGCGAGGGTACTACGGTCGAACGTGCAGGTAGCGCTCGAGAACGTGCCGCTCGAACACGAGCGGGACCTCACGAACTCCGCGAGCGAGCGAGTGATCCTCCCAGAACAGTTCCTGCTGTTGGACGAAATGCTGCGGCTGACGATCCACAACTTGGAGGGATTACGCGTTTACGAGGAAAACATACGGGAGAACCTTCGGCTGACGAATGGGCTTAACATGGCGGAGGCGCTGATGGTCGAACTGGTTAAGCGAGGAATGGGGCGACAGGAGGCGCACGAGCTCGTGAGACGGCTCGCGATGAGGGCTTGGGAAGAAGGACGCGACTTCGCGGAAGTAGTTAAGGAGGAAGAGCGCATCCGTGAGCTGTTCGAGGGAGAGGAGTTGGAAGAGGTGTTGAACCCCGAGAAGTACTTGGGAGTGGCTCCCGACCTGGCGCGTGGGGCCGCTGAGAAGACCCGACGCGACCTGGAAGAGATCGATCGCGAGATGAAGGAGGTGTTGAGTGTCGGTGCCGGATAA
- a CDS encoding radical SAM protein, with amino-acid sequence MARKVRLVGCRHCGYCSQVVDCPAGDPVWNRECVGCGTCVPACPYGARRLVEVEEEPITVRVDGEEVDVESRWVEGALREIGHEVDAPCGVGGCYACAVRINGEVVPACNSKLTEGDEVESEDVDRRIRVVSGFQPHPVGGVGTPVELKDKPGYVEAACFAHGCNLRCPQCQNHSIAFGAAMGARMRPEEAARLLLGTAREYGVNRVAISGGEPTLNREFLVEFVRKCREYGGPDLRVHIDTNGTVLSPDYVDELVEAGMTDIGIDVKGFRPETFAEVAGIDVKEADEYVDRVLRILKYLADEYLEGVFVGVGIPYNPELVDKEEVFALTDWLYERLGEDIQVCYLDYRPEFRRRDLPLPKYEDMVELEEYARSLGFRRVHAQKVSVRR; translated from the coding sequence TTGGCCCGGAAGGTCCGACTGGTCGGGTGCAGGCACTGCGGCTATTGCTCCCAGGTTGTAGACTGCCCCGCCGGTGATCCCGTGTGGAACCGTGAGTGTGTCGGATGTGGTACGTGCGTTCCGGCCTGCCCGTACGGCGCCCGCAGATTAGTCGAGGTCGAGGAAGAGCCGATCACGGTGCGGGTGGACGGGGAAGAAGTAGATGTTGAATCCCGGTGGGTGGAGGGGGCCCTCCGGGAGATAGGACATGAAGTAGATGCCCCGTGCGGTGTGGGAGGTTGTTACGCGTGCGCTGTCCGGATCAACGGCGAGGTGGTTCCTGCCTGTAACTCCAAGCTCACCGAGGGTGACGAAGTCGAGTCGGAGGACGTCGACCGGAGGATCCGGGTCGTCAGCGGTTTCCAGCCGCATCCCGTAGGAGGTGTAGGGACACCGGTCGAACTGAAAGACAAGCCGGGCTATGTCGAGGCGGCGTGCTTCGCGCACGGTTGTAACCTTAGATGCCCCCAATGTCAGAACCACTCGATCGCCTTCGGAGCCGCGATGGGCGCGCGGATGCGGCCGGAGGAAGCGGCCCGACTGCTGCTCGGGACGGCCCGAGAGTACGGCGTGAACCGCGTCGCGATCTCCGGTGGGGAGCCGACGCTGAACCGAGAGTTCCTCGTGGAATTCGTCAGGAAGTGCCGTGAGTACGGCGGGCCCGATCTCCGCGTGCACATCGACACGAACGGTACGGTCCTCTCCCCAGACTACGTTGACGAGCTTGTCGAGGCGGGCATGACGGATATAGGGATAGACGTGAAGGGGTTCCGTCCCGAGACGTTCGCAGAGGTGGCCGGGATAGACGTGAAGGAAGCGGACGAGTACGTAGATAGGGTGCTACGGATCCTGAAGTACCTGGCGGACGAATACCTGGAGGGAGTCTTCGTAGGTGTCGGGATACCGTACAACCCCGAACTGGTCGACAAGGAGGAGGTCTTCGCGCTGACGGATTGGTTGTACGAGCGCCTGGGAGAGGACATCCAGGTGTGTTACCTGGACTATCGACCGGAGTTTCGGCGTAGAGATCTGCCACTTCCCAAGTACGAGGACATGGTCGAGCTGGAAGAGTACGCCAGATCTTTGGGTTTCCGTAGGGTGCACGCCCAGAAGGTCTCGGTGCGCCGGTGA
- a CDS encoding P-II family nitrogen regulator, whose protein sequence is MKMIQAVIRPEKLDEVKEALDEAGYPGMTVIDVKGRGRQRGIVHRYRGEEYRIDLLDKVMIEIVVDDEDVEKVIDIICEHARTGRPGDGKIFVIPIEDAVRVRTGERGEDALS, encoded by the coding sequence TTGAAGATGATACAGGCCGTTATCAGGCCGGAGAAGTTGGACGAGGTGAAGGAGGCGTTGGATGAGGCCGGCTACCCGGGTATGACCGTGATCGACGTGAAGGGTCGTGGTCGGCAGCGGGGAATCGTACACCGGTACCGGGGTGAAGAGTACCGGATCGATCTGTTGGATAAGGTGATGATCGAGATCGTAGTGGACGACGAGGACGTCGAGAAGGTCATCGACATCATCTGCGAGCACGCGAGAACGGGTAGGCCCGGTGACGGTAAGATTTTCGTCATCCCGATCGAGGACGCCGTCCGCGTGCGCACCGGAGAGCGCGGTGAGGACGCACTGTCGTAA